From Amycolatopsis sp. cg9, one genomic window encodes:
- a CDS encoding alpha-L-fucosidase — MTEAARQEYHSGWTRPLEVVMFLRRLGVVCAALLAVAGLVAAPASADLQKPSQQWLRDSQAGLFLHWGMRTSPGYTSCSAWEKAITDGGWSPAYWVTEAKKLHASYLVLASFHSRLGYSRAWPSKIPGSCSTKRDFLGELVAAAKADGLKVILYMTNDAQWHDEGGHEWLDSAGYSKYKGKTVDLDSQDGFGQFSYDNFFEVMKNYPDLGGFWIDNDNAYWESHDLYRQIYQQRPDYLLSNNNEDSPIMDTISNEQKTGMTPSYDYPQATYTAMPRLTEACFKLPDTGSWWYGGSNPPVNKALNLGRLVTNSGSSIKSLMAETAMVNGRFPSNQEAFNTFAAGYLGPIAESLDGTEGAGYLYGGMQPGFWNDGAHGVITIRGATQYVHVLTKPSGSTLKIRDNGYRVSRVTNLRTGSAIAFSQGNGSLTLTGLSGWDPYDTVFEVGTTGRTGSYDPHTVTVKASASASDHSGQSASDGDYLTYFDNGKTLPVDLDYDLGSAKPVQYLGLNQREDSVSYARSDTEQSARIKGYQVFVSADGKNWGSAVKSGTLPSHRGVQFIDLTAVTTRYVRLRVTSTYAASSDSTRYKRLRIDETWVGSAYATAG; from the coding sequence TTGACTGAGGCCGCGCGGCAGGAGTACCACTCCGGGTGGACCAGACCACTGGAGGTCGTGATGTTCCTGCGTCGCTTGGGTGTCGTGTGCGCCGCACTGCTGGCGGTGGCCGGGCTGGTCGCCGCGCCGGCGTCCGCCGATCTGCAGAAGCCGTCCCAGCAGTGGCTGCGGGACAGCCAGGCGGGCCTGTTCCTGCACTGGGGCATGCGCACCTCGCCCGGCTACACCAGTTGCAGCGCCTGGGAGAAGGCGATCACCGACGGCGGGTGGAGTCCCGCTTACTGGGTCACCGAAGCGAAGAAGCTGCACGCGTCGTACCTGGTGCTGGCCTCCTTCCACAGCCGCCTCGGCTACTCGCGGGCCTGGCCGTCGAAGATCCCCGGCAGCTGCAGCACCAAGCGCGACTTCCTCGGCGAGCTGGTCGCCGCGGCGAAGGCCGACGGGCTCAAGGTCATCCTCTACATGACCAACGACGCCCAGTGGCACGACGAAGGCGGCCACGAGTGGCTCGACTCGGCAGGCTACTCGAAGTACAAGGGCAAGACGGTCGACCTCGACAGCCAGGACGGCTTCGGCCAGTTCAGCTACGACAACTTCTTCGAGGTCATGAAGAACTACCCCGATCTCGGCGGGTTCTGGATCGACAACGACAACGCCTACTGGGAGTCCCACGACCTGTACCGGCAGATCTACCAGCAGCGCCCGGACTACCTGCTGAGCAACAACAACGAAGACTCGCCGATCATGGACACGATCAGCAACGAGCAGAAGACCGGCATGACCCCGTCGTACGACTACCCGCAGGCGACGTACACGGCGATGCCGCGGCTGACGGAGGCGTGCTTCAAGCTGCCCGACACCGGCTCGTGGTGGTACGGCGGCTCGAACCCGCCGGTGAACAAGGCGCTCAACCTCGGCCGGCTGGTGACGAACTCCGGTTCGTCGATCAAGTCCCTGATGGCCGAGACGGCGATGGTGAACGGCAGGTTCCCGTCGAACCAGGAAGCGTTCAACACCTTCGCCGCGGGCTACCTCGGCCCGATCGCGGAATCCCTCGACGGCACCGAGGGCGCAGGGTACCTGTACGGCGGCATGCAGCCCGGCTTCTGGAACGACGGCGCGCACGGCGTCATCACCATCCGCGGCGCGACGCAGTACGTGCACGTGCTGACCAAGCCGTCGGGGAGCACCCTGAAGATCCGCGACAACGGCTACCGCGTCTCCCGCGTCACGAACCTCCGCACCGGCTCGGCCATCGCTTTCAGCCAGGGGAACGGCAGCCTGACGCTGACCGGGCTGTCGGGCTGGGACCCCTACGACACGGTGTTCGAGGTCGGAACGACGGGCCGCACCGGGAGCTACGACCCGCACACCGTGACGGTCAAGGCGAGTGCTTCCGCGAGTGACCACAGTGGACAGTCCGCGAGCGACGGCGACTACCTGACGTACTTCGACAACGGCAAGACGCTCCCGGTCGACCTCGACTACGACCTCGGGTCGGCGAAACCGGTCCAGTACCTCGGCCTCAACCAGCGCGAGGACTCGGTGAGCTACGCCCGCTCGGACACCGAGCAGTCGGCGCGGATCAAGGGCTACCAGGTGTTCGTGTCGGCCGACGGCAAGAACTGGGGGAGCGCGGTGAAGTCCGGAACCCTCCCGAGCCACCGCGGCGTCCAGTTCATCGACCTGACGGCGGTGACGACGAGGTACGTCCGCCTGCGGGTGACGAGCACGTACGCGGCCTCGAGCGACAGCACCCGCTACAAGCGGCTGCGCATCGACGAAACCTGGGTCGGCTCGGCCTACGCGACCGCGGGCTGA
- a CDS encoding alkaline phosphatase, translating to MGQVNRRKVLLGGLAAVTATAASAALPSWANARTTAAAPTIHDPFQLGVASGDPLPDSVVLWTRLAPAPLNPDGFGGMPDATYAVQWEIANDEAFTSIVQSGSADAVRAAAHSVHIEPVGLQPAREYFYRFKTGGYISPVGRTRTAPAAGAAVNQLKYCFSSCQHWEEGYYHAYKGIVADDPDLVLFLGDYIYEKKSGRAAAERNPRSLAFTEDVTTLAQYRARHAQHKTDADLQAAHAIAPWIVVFDDHEVMNNWNGTTSPASATRKANGFQAFYENTPIRSTAKPNGSSIQLYRQFVWGNLARFHMLDTRQYRSAQVADPSGDTGPACTDMRSTSRSILGSTEEAWLLKQFESHPTTWDFLGQQVFFATRDGDGNKATCESPDSWQGYEASRNRIQQGWVDRKVANPVVLTGDVHRHWAADLRLDYFDHSDPVIGSELVTTSVTSNSDTATAPSATWYANNPHVKYCKGERGYVRVTTTPTQTRADFMTTSDTSVYDPAAVVIKNDRSYVVQAGKPGLQQV from the coding sequence ATGGGTCAGGTCAACCGGCGCAAGGTGCTCCTCGGCGGGCTCGCCGCGGTCACCGCCACCGCGGCTTCGGCGGCGCTGCCGTCGTGGGCGAACGCCCGCACCACGGCCGCCGCCCCCACCATCCACGACCCCTTCCAGCTCGGCGTCGCCTCCGGCGATCCGCTCCCCGACAGCGTGGTGCTGTGGACGAGACTCGCGCCGGCCCCGCTCAACCCGGACGGCTTCGGCGGCATGCCCGACGCCACCTACGCGGTGCAGTGGGAAATCGCGAACGACGAGGCGTTCACCTCGATCGTGCAGAGCGGGTCCGCGGACGCCGTCCGCGCGGCCGCGCACAGCGTCCACATCGAACCCGTCGGCCTGCAGCCGGCGCGGGAGTACTTCTACCGCTTCAAGACCGGCGGCTACATCTCGCCGGTCGGCCGCACGCGCACCGCGCCCGCCGCCGGGGCCGCGGTCAACCAGCTCAAGTACTGCTTCAGCTCCTGCCAGCACTGGGAGGAGGGCTACTACCACGCGTACAAGGGGATCGTGGCCGACGACCCGGACCTGGTGCTGTTCCTCGGCGACTACATCTACGAGAAGAAGTCGGGCCGCGCCGCCGCGGAACGCAACCCGCGCAGCCTGGCCTTCACCGAGGACGTGACGACGCTCGCGCAGTACCGCGCCCGCCACGCCCAGCACAAGACCGACGCCGACCTGCAGGCCGCGCACGCCATCGCGCCGTGGATCGTGGTGTTCGACGACCACGAGGTGATGAACAACTGGAACGGCACCACGTCGCCGGCGTCGGCCACGCGCAAGGCCAACGGTTTCCAGGCCTTTTACGAGAACACCCCGATCCGCTCGACGGCCAAGCCGAACGGCTCGTCGATCCAGCTGTACCGCCAGTTCGTCTGGGGCAACCTCGCCCGGTTCCACATGCTCGACACGCGCCAGTACCGCAGCGCGCAGGTGGCCGACCCGTCGGGTGACACGGGCCCGGCGTGCACGGACATGCGCAGCACCTCGCGCAGCATCCTCGGCAGCACCGAGGAAGCGTGGCTGCTCAAGCAGTTCGAGTCGCACCCGACGACCTGGGACTTCCTCGGCCAGCAGGTCTTCTTCGCCACGCGGGACGGCGACGGCAACAAGGCCACCTGCGAGAGCCCCGACTCCTGGCAGGGCTACGAGGCCTCCCGCAACCGGATCCAGCAGGGCTGGGTCGACCGGAAGGTCGCCAACCCGGTCGTGCTCACCGGCGACGTCCACCGGCACTGGGCCGCCGACCTGCGCCTGGACTACTTCGACCACAGCGACCCGGTCATCGGCTCCGAGCTGGTCACGACGTCGGTCACGAGCAACAGCGACACCGCGACGGCGCCCAGCGCGACCTGGTACGCGAACAACCCGCACGTCAAGTACTGCAAGGGCGAGCGCGGCTACGTCCGCGTCACGACGACCCCCACGCAGACGCGAGCGGATTTCATGACCACGTCGGACACCAGCGTCTACGACCCGGCCGCGGTCGTGATCAAGAACGACCGCAGCTACGTAGTGCAAGCGGGCAAGCCCGGCCTCCAGCAGGTGTGA
- a CDS encoding glycoside hydrolase family 105 protein, which translates to MSEHPLRPTRRAVLAGTLGALGALAAAGPGARAADRLPPIGGAAPPDWSRAVIDSTMTRYTPDKIGGWGYTLGLYLYGQYLFFKRTGERKYLDYIVAWYDRFITDSGISNSFTNLDSMRSCQLLPLLHAETGRKKYKTAADQLRKRFPAYPRTSDGGMFHATSKVGQLWGDGVYMAQPFLALYGAAFDDGAYCFEEAAKNIAVYFSHLREPAKGLLYHAYDEDGSESWATGTGHHSKYHWARAIGWFGMATIDILEVLPADHPRRAALIEVVRFLAAGYQRYQDPATGRWYQVVDRGGDAKNWLETSASSMYTFTIARGVQRGYLPSSYQAVADKGYAGVLKKISLGSDGLTNISDICEGTNVGDLSYYYARARRTNDFHGLGAFLIMNEQFHH; encoded by the coding sequence ATGTCCGAGCACCCCCTTCGCCCGACCCGGCGCGCGGTCCTGGCCGGCACCCTCGGCGCGCTCGGTGCCCTCGCCGCGGCGGGGCCCGGCGCGCGGGCGGCCGACCGGCTTCCCCCGATCGGCGGGGCCGCGCCGCCGGACTGGTCGCGCGCGGTCATCGACTCGACGATGACGCGCTACACCCCGGACAAGATCGGCGGCTGGGGCTACACCCTCGGCCTGTACCTCTACGGCCAGTACCTCTTCTTCAAGCGCACCGGCGAACGGAAGTACCTCGACTACATCGTCGCCTGGTACGACCGCTTCATCACCGACAGCGGGATCTCCAACAGCTTCACCAACCTCGACTCGATGCGCTCGTGCCAGCTGCTGCCGCTGCTGCACGCCGAAACCGGCCGCAAGAAGTACAAGACGGCGGCCGACCAGCTGCGCAAGCGGTTCCCGGCCTACCCCCGCACGTCCGACGGCGGCATGTTCCACGCCACGAGCAAGGTCGGCCAGCTGTGGGGCGACGGCGTGTACATGGCCCAGCCGTTCCTCGCGCTCTACGGCGCCGCGTTCGACGACGGCGCGTACTGCTTCGAGGAAGCGGCGAAGAACATCGCCGTGTACTTCAGCCACCTCCGCGAACCGGCGAAGGGGCTGCTGTACCACGCCTACGACGAAGACGGCTCCGAGTCGTGGGCGACCGGGACCGGGCACCACTCGAAGTACCACTGGGCCCGCGCGATCGGCTGGTTCGGCATGGCCACCATCGACATCCTCGAGGTGCTGCCGGCGGACCACCCGCGGCGGGCGGCGCTGATCGAGGTCGTGCGGTTCCTGGCCGCGGGCTACCAGCGGTACCAGGACCCGGCCACCGGCCGCTGGTACCAGGTCGTCGACCGCGGCGGCGACGCGAAGAACTGGCTGGAGACGTCGGCGTCGTCGATGTACACGTTCACGATCGCCCGCGGCGTCCAGCGCGGCTACCTGCCTTCGTCGTACCAGGCGGTCGCCGACAAGGGCTACGCCGGCGTGCTGAAGAAGATCTCCCTCGGCTCCGACGGCCTCACGAACATCTCCGACATCTGCGAGGGCACCAACGTCGGCGACCTGTCCTACTACTACGCCCGGGCCCGCAGGACGAACGACTTCCACGGCCTGGGCGCGTTCCTGATCATGAACGAGCAGTTCCACCACTGA
- a CDS encoding BTAD domain-containing putative transcriptional regulator → MGELIGQVETTSLTIRVLGPLEVTAAGRVIALGGPKPRLLLAALALQPNVVVSTDVLVEVLWPESAPRSAAANIRTYVHSLRRRFAEIDPGLGERISSRASGYLLTASPAELDHLAFAALAGEAQEELDHDRAESALKLLDRADALWRGEVLEGLPHDHSWGATVARLAELRLSVQEQRLRARIGLGRCGEAVAELRGLVTEHPLREELWAQLIVALRAGGRTADAIEAYESAERVLREELGAEPGARLRELRATLVPESVVAPRPADVAPVCQLPLDLPDFTGRDDVIREVTALMRERADSGAPAVIVLSGAPGVGKSAVAVRVAHAAREEFADGQLHVDLAGTSSSPRAPMGVLAELLHALGVPDAGLPREPAERSALLRSRLAGRRMCIVLDDAGSAAQVRPLLPGAGACAVLVTSRIRLPGLAGAQAVDVDLLPEAEAARLLQGIVGAARVAAEPESAAAILRQCGHLPLAIRVAGAKLTHRPGWTLRLLADRLRDERRRLDELRVGDLAVRASVTLSYDLLPMSAATAFRGLGLLGPVQFPAWAVAAVLGRGEAEDVLDVLVDGHLVELVGSDSAGQPRYRLHDLLRVYAVELAEQSDVAKTRASLRRVLSGYLALALEAARRMPLHFFGMYCDDELPRPAVPADVLPDDPAAWFAAERHTSVAAVSLAAENGFDDLAWQLASALTPYFDLRGHQDDWHSTHLVALAAARRTGSLRAEAIVQRNLGQYLLYQDEYAGSRVAFEESRALFERVGDAQGVGIALTGLATILRIEGEDDRALDHCHEALKLFAEADDPHGEAVARIGAGAVWMSRGCYAAAKRWFTDALELSAAIGDRHREAHAFKRLGLLFQHQGNLAAAREHVDRAIAIFTDLGDDHCVGYANQNLGELCLHSGDFAHAQLLLVNSLSVHRRNGDRRSEAEVSQLLGELHRALSQPERSRDYSDRALAIWRELSSSRPAPTAAAPAEPPHIVSA, encoded by the coding sequence ATGGGGGAACTCATCGGGCAGGTTGAGACCACCTCGCTGACCATCCGCGTCCTCGGCCCGCTGGAGGTCACCGCCGCCGGGCGGGTGATCGCGCTGGGCGGGCCGAAGCCCCGGCTGCTGCTGGCCGCGCTGGCGCTGCAACCGAACGTCGTCGTGTCCACCGACGTGCTGGTCGAGGTGCTGTGGCCGGAATCGGCGCCCCGGTCGGCGGCGGCGAACATCCGCACGTACGTCCATTCGCTGCGAAGACGCTTCGCCGAAATCGACCCCGGCCTCGGCGAGCGGATCAGCAGCCGGGCGTCCGGCTACCTGCTGACGGCGTCCCCGGCCGAACTGGACCACCTCGCCTTCGCCGCGTTGGCGGGCGAAGCGCAGGAGGAGCTCGATCACGACCGCGCCGAGAGCGCTCTCAAACTCCTCGACCGGGCCGACGCGCTGTGGCGCGGCGAAGTCCTCGAAGGACTCCCGCACGACCACAGCTGGGGCGCGACCGTCGCCCGGCTCGCCGAACTCCGGCTTTCGGTGCAGGAACAGCGCCTGCGCGCGCGGATCGGCCTCGGCCGCTGCGGCGAGGCCGTCGCCGAGCTGCGGGGCCTGGTCACCGAGCACCCGCTGCGCGAAGAGCTCTGGGCGCAGCTGATCGTCGCGCTGCGGGCCGGAGGCCGGACCGCGGACGCGATCGAAGCGTACGAGTCGGCCGAGCGCGTCCTGCGCGAAGAGCTCGGCGCCGAACCGGGCGCACGGCTGCGCGAGCTGCGCGCGACGCTGGTGCCCGAGAGCGTCGTCGCCCCGCGCCCCGCCGACGTCGCCCCGGTCTGCCAGCTGCCGCTCGACCTGCCCGACTTCACCGGCCGCGACGACGTGATCCGCGAAGTCACCGCCCTGATGCGGGAACGGGCGGACTCCGGTGCCCCCGCCGTGATCGTGCTTTCGGGCGCGCCCGGGGTCGGGAAGTCCGCGGTCGCCGTCCGGGTCGCGCACGCGGCCCGCGAGGAGTTCGCCGACGGCCAGCTGCACGTCGACTTGGCCGGTACGTCGTCGTCGCCGCGGGCGCCGATGGGCGTGCTCGCCGAACTGCTGCACGCGCTCGGCGTCCCCGACGCGGGCCTGCCGCGGGAACCGGCCGAGCGGTCGGCGCTGCTGCGGTCGCGGCTGGCCGGGCGGCGGATGTGCATCGTGCTCGACGACGCCGGGAGCGCCGCCCAGGTGCGGCCGCTGCTGCCCGGGGCCGGCGCGTGCGCGGTGCTGGTGACCAGCCGGATCCGGCTGCCCGGGCTGGCCGGCGCGCAGGCGGTCGACGTCGACCTGCTGCCCGAGGCCGAGGCCGCGCGGCTGTTGCAGGGCATCGTCGGCGCCGCGCGGGTGGCCGCCGAGCCGGAAAGCGCGGCGGCGATCCTGCGCCAGTGCGGGCACCTGCCGCTGGCGATCCGGGTGGCCGGCGCGAAGCTCACGCACCGGCCGGGCTGGACGTTGCGGCTGCTGGCCGACCGGCTGCGCGACGAGCGCCGGCGGCTCGACGAACTGCGCGTCGGCGACCTCGCCGTCCGGGCGAGCGTGACGCTGTCCTACGACCTGCTGCCGATGTCGGCGGCCACCGCGTTCCGCGGGCTCGGGCTGCTCGGGCCGGTGCAGTTCCCGGCGTGGGCGGTCGCGGCCGTGCTGGGCCGCGGCGAGGCCGAGGACGTGCTGGACGTGCTGGTCGACGGCCACCTCGTCGAGCTGGTCGGGTCCGATTCGGCGGGGCAGCCGCGGTACCGGCTCCACGACCTGCTGCGCGTGTACGCCGTCGAGCTGGCGGAGCAGAGCGACGTGGCGAAGACGCGTGCGTCGCTGCGCCGGGTCCTGTCCGGCTACCTGGCGCTGGCTTTGGAGGCCGCGCGCCGGATGCCGCTGCACTTCTTCGGCATGTACTGCGACGACGAGCTCCCGCGCCCGGCGGTGCCCGCGGACGTCCTGCCCGACGACCCGGCGGCGTGGTTCGCGGCCGAACGCCACACCAGCGTCGCGGCGGTTTCCCTGGCCGCGGAGAACGGCTTCGACGACCTGGCCTGGCAGCTGGCGTCGGCGCTGACGCCGTACTTCGACCTGCGCGGCCACCAGGACGACTGGCACAGCACGCACCTGGTCGCCCTGGCCGCGGCCCGCCGGACGGGCTCGCTGCGCGCGGAGGCGATCGTCCAGCGCAACCTCGGGCAGTACCTGCTCTACCAGGACGAATACGCCGGTTCGCGGGTGGCGTTCGAGGAGTCCCGGGCGTTGTTCGAGCGGGTCGGCGACGCGCAAGGCGTCGGCATCGCGCTGACCGGGCTCGCCACGATCCTGCGCATCGAGGGCGAGGACGACCGCGCGCTCGACCACTGCCACGAGGCGCTGAAGCTGTTCGCGGAGGCGGACGACCCGCACGGCGAAGCGGTGGCCCGCATCGGCGCGGGCGCGGTCTGGATGTCCCGAGGCTGCTACGCGGCGGCGAAGCGCTGGTTCACCGACGCCCTCGAGCTGTCGGCGGCGATCGGCGACCGGCACCGCGAGGCGCACGCGTTCAAGCGCCTGGGCCTGCTGTTCCAGCACCAGGGCAACCTGGCGGCGGCCCGCGAGCACGTCGACCGCGCGATCGCGATCTTCACCGACCTCGGCGACGACCACTGCGTCGGGTACGCCAACCAGAACCTGGGCGAGCTGTGCCTGCACAGCGGGGACTTCGCGCACGCGCAGCTGCTGCTGGTGAATTCGCTGTCGGTGCACCGCCGCAACGGCGACCGACGGTCGGAGGCGGAGGTTTCGCAGCTGCTCGGCGAGCTGCACCGGGCGCTTTCGCAGCCGGAGCGGTCGCGGGACTACTCGGACCGCGCGCTGGCGATCTGGCGCGAGCTGTCCTCGTCCCGCCCCGCCCCGACCGCCGCGGCTCCCGCCGAACCCCCGCACATCGTTTCGGCCTGA
- a CDS encoding glycoside hydrolase family 28 protein — MKRSLLLSLAVAGLVVAGTGISAAAPGGVYDVKDYGAKGNGSANDSSAIDKAITAAGAAGGGTVRFTSGTYKSANTVHLKSNVTIQLDAGATITGSGSDTYDKPESNPWDDYQDYGHSHFHNAMFTGDKLTNIGFTGAGTIDGGGNLITGNPKSGEADKILSLTRCDGLTLSGIKLRRGGHFAALINGCTNVVSDHLTIDTASDRDGWNIISTTNVTITNASIAANDDALVFKSDYALGAKLPNGNVTVTGAKLSAVCCNALMFGSETCGDFTGYHFSDIAITGAHKSGIGIVSMDGAKISDVHYRDITMSGTYSPVMMKIGTRKRCGNDPGVGSISGITFDNVTGTHTGSNFSPTIWGADSGHRVSDVTFTGVKLSVPGGNGTMGTGVPSNNATDYNPKSIGTRPSYGWYLHYAAGIRFVDSSVEFAKDDGRPASIVNNSTGITFERFTAEKGTKSPYDIGFQSVTGYCVKDSALRVNATGSTSDC, encoded by the coding sequence GTGAAAAGATCTTTGCTGCTCAGTTTGGCGGTGGCCGGGCTGGTGGTGGCCGGTACCGGAATCTCCGCGGCGGCGCCCGGCGGCGTCTACGACGTGAAGGACTACGGCGCCAAGGGCAACGGTTCCGCCAACGATTCTTCCGCCATCGACAAGGCGATCACGGCGGCCGGCGCCGCGGGCGGCGGCACCGTCCGGTTCACTTCGGGTACCTACAAGTCCGCGAACACGGTGCACCTCAAGAGCAACGTGACGATCCAGCTCGACGCGGGCGCGACGATCACCGGGTCCGGTTCGGACACCTACGACAAGCCCGAATCGAACCCGTGGGACGACTACCAGGACTACGGCCACAGCCACTTCCACAACGCGATGTTCACCGGCGACAAGCTGACGAACATCGGCTTCACCGGCGCGGGCACGATCGACGGCGGCGGCAACCTGATCACCGGCAACCCGAAATCCGGTGAGGCCGACAAGATCCTGTCGCTCACCCGGTGTGACGGGCTGACGTTGTCCGGCATCAAGCTGCGCCGCGGCGGGCACTTCGCGGCGCTGATCAACGGGTGCACGAACGTCGTTTCCGACCACCTGACGATCGACACGGCGAGCGACCGCGACGGCTGGAACATCATCAGCACCACGAACGTCACGATCACCAACGCCAGCATCGCGGCCAACGACGACGCGCTCGTGTTCAAGAGCGATTACGCGCTCGGCGCGAAACTGCCGAACGGGAACGTCACGGTGACCGGCGCGAAACTCTCGGCGGTGTGCTGCAACGCGCTGATGTTCGGGTCCGAGACGTGCGGTGACTTCACCGGCTACCACTTCTCGGACATCGCGATCACCGGCGCGCACAAATCGGGGATCGGGATCGTTTCGATGGACGGCGCGAAGATCTCCGACGTCCACTACCGCGACATCACGATGTCGGGCACGTATTCGCCGGTCATGATGAAGATCGGGACCCGCAAGCGGTGCGGGAACGACCCCGGCGTCGGCTCGATCAGCGGGATCACGTTCGACAACGTCACCGGCACGCACACCGGCAGCAACTTCAGCCCGACGATCTGGGGCGCGGACAGCGGTCACCGCGTCTCCGACGTCACCTTCACCGGCGTGAAGCTGTCGGTACCGGGTGGCAACGGCACCATGGGCACCGGCGTCCCGAGCAACAACGCGACGGACTACAACCCGAAGAGCATCGGCACCCGCCCGTCCTACGGCTGGTACCTGCACTACGCCGCCGGCATCCGGTTCGTGGACAGCTCGGTGGAGTTCGCGAAGGACGACGGCCGCCCGGCGAGCATCGTCAACAACAGCACCGGCATCACGTTCGAGCGGTTCACGGCGGAGAAGGGCACCAAGAGCCCGTACGACATCGGCTTCCAGTCGGTGACGGGCTACTGCGTCAAGGACTCGGCGCTGCGCGTGAACGCGACGGGGTCCACTTCGGACTGCTGA
- a CDS encoding TetR/AcrR family transcriptional regulator, translating to MNDELGLRERKKLRTRTAISAAAIRLFLERGFDAVGVAEVASAAEVSKRTLFAYFPTKEDLVLHRFADHETDAADVVRARRPGQGPLEALREAFLRGLDEREPVTGLCDEPSVLAVFRLVTSTPSLVARLAGFTSAGEAALAAELGKAGVPVLDAGLAAAQISAVRRTLATANMDAVAAGVPARQRFPAAVAAAERAFTLLSSGVGFA from the coding sequence GTGAACGACGAACTGGGTCTGCGTGAGCGCAAGAAGCTGCGCACGCGGACGGCGATCTCGGCGGCGGCGATCCGGCTCTTCCTGGAGCGCGGGTTCGACGCCGTCGGGGTCGCCGAAGTGGCGAGCGCGGCCGAGGTGTCCAAGCGGACGCTCTTCGCCTACTTCCCGACCAAAGAGGACCTGGTGCTGCACCGGTTCGCCGACCACGAGACCGACGCGGCGGACGTCGTCCGCGCGCGCCGGCCCGGCCAGGGCCCGCTCGAAGCGCTGCGGGAGGCGTTCCTGCGCGGGCTCGACGAGCGCGAACCGGTGACCGGGCTGTGCGACGAGCCCAGCGTGCTCGCGGTGTTCCGGCTGGTCACGAGCACCCCGTCGCTGGTGGCCCGGCTGGCCGGGTTCACCTCCGCGGGGGAGGCGGCGCTGGCCGCGGAGCTCGGGAAGGCCGGCGTCCCGGTGCTCGACGCGGGCCTCGCGGCCGCGCAGATCTCGGCGGTCCGCCGGACCCTGGCCACGGCCAACATGGACGCGGTCGCGGCCGGTGTCCCGGCGCGACAGCGCTTTCCCGCGGCCGTCGCCGCCGCCGAACGGGCGTTCACCCTGCTGTCGTCCGGAGTAGGGTTCGCCTGA